The following proteins come from a genomic window of Calditrichota bacterium:
- a CDS encoding HlyC/CorC family transporter, whose amino-acid sequence MNQILLLIAMLLLSAFFSGSETAFVSVTLYETEIWLRKGRIGAKQAHRFIQRPEMLLVTILVGNNIAIVTFSSVVTYYFQGVLNDGVILLLNSFIILIFAEILPKAILREKAHSVVRFLAIPMLVFHYVMLPIIVVVNSFSKFLLLFFRVNPRQMHQFFNRRDMEILIREGAKSGVVEESEQEIITRIFRLSRLRVREIMVPRTDMVSIDLADDIPTIIQTVQAFRFSRYPVINKRVDNVVGLVLAKDLLKRPASVKEILREVYFVPESKLCIDLLHEFRQKKISLAVVVDEYGGTSGLVTLEDIIEELFGEIQDEYDFEPKLFKRVAPNTVIASARAGINDLNRELNWNLPAGNYETIGGLILERTHGIPPSGATLEVNGYRIQIMKATKKRILVLKLEAPQEKPE is encoded by the coding sequence TTGAATCAGATTTTGTTACTCATTGCGATGCTCTTATTGTCTGCGTTCTTTTCGGGTTCGGAAACTGCATTTGTTTCCGTTACACTCTATGAAACGGAAATCTGGCTTCGGAAAGGACGTATTGGAGCCAAACAAGCTCACCGTTTTATTCAACGGCCGGAGATGCTTTTGGTCACCATTCTGGTCGGAAACAATATTGCCATCGTTACCTTCTCTTCCGTCGTTACCTACTATTTCCAGGGGGTATTGAACGACGGAGTGATCCTTCTCCTGAATTCCTTTATTATTCTGATTTTTGCCGAAATCCTGCCAAAAGCCATCTTGCGCGAAAAGGCCCATTCGGTGGTTCGTTTTCTGGCCATTCCCATGCTCGTGTTTCATTACGTAATGCTTCCGATTATTGTGGTTGTGAATTCGTTTTCGAAATTTCTTTTACTTTTTTTTCGCGTTAATCCCAGACAAATGCACCAGTTTTTTAATCGACGGGATATGGAAATTCTGATCCGTGAGGGTGCCAAAAGCGGTGTTGTGGAAGAATCGGAACAGGAAATCATTACACGTATTTTTCGCTTGTCCCGGCTTCGGGTGCGTGAGATCATGGTTCCCCGTACCGACATGGTATCAATTGATTTGGCAGATGACATTCCCACAATCATTCAAACCGTGCAGGCCTTTCGGTTTTCCAGATATCCGGTCATTAACAAGCGCGTGGATAATGTAGTTGGTCTGGTTTTGGCAAAGGACCTGCTAAAACGACCCGCTTCGGTCAAAGAGATTTTGCGGGAAGTCTATTTTGTGCCGGAATCCAAACTCTGCATTGATTTGCTTCACGAATTTCGTCAAAAAAAAATAAGCCTGGCCGTTGTAGTGGATGAATACGGGGGGACCTCCGGATTGGTTACCCTCGAAGACATTATTGAGGAATTGTTTGGCGAAATCCAGGATGAATATGACTTTGAACCGAAGCTCTTTAAGCGGGTTGCTCCCAATACGGTTATTGCCAGTGCCCGCGCCGGAATTAACGATCTTAACCGGGAGTTGAATTGGAATCTGCCGGCCGGAAATTATGAGACGATCGGAGGGCTTATCCTGGAGCGAACCCACGGCATTCCGCCTTCGGGTGCCACACTGGAGGTGAACGGCTACAGAATTCAAATTATGAAAGCCACAAAAAAGCGAATTCTGGTTCTGAAACTTGAAGCGCCCCAGGAAAAACCGGAATAA
- a CDS encoding NmrA family NAD(P)-binding protein encodes MAQITVFGGAGHVGSVAVQLLTASKQFSKIIIADNDKTRADQLIRTLGNSPVLSFIEIDANYPESLKKAVAGSSVVLNCIGPFYKYGPTILRTVLESKINYVDVCDDFDATEKLLDMDKMARDAGVSALIGMGSSPGIANVLVRLAADALLDAVDSVDIYHAHGGEPGEGAAVVKHRIHSMMIDVPVFLDGKLTTVRLFEESGRALEEMADFPDVGTYPVYAYPHPETITLPRFIRGVKRVTNLGIVLPPAYAELIKGVVRLGITGDEPITVNGQEVVPLEFAVAFILSQRPRLMKEAGLTEPVGCLKIVVKGEKDSQPLTYIFSMSSRGRGMGEGTGIPAALGAILMANGSIRQTGVFPPEGGVNPGDLLQAAHQFVKLGEKRGIPIAIERIDSQGKSTKMDSADLFGSFLRNE; translated from the coding sequence ATGGCACAGATAACCGTTTTTGGAGGTGCGGGACACGTGGGAAGTGTGGCCGTTCAGCTGTTAACGGCCTCAAAGCAGTTTTCAAAGATTATTATTGCGGATAATGATAAAACGCGCGCAGACCAGCTTATCCGGACATTGGGCAATTCACCCGTTCTTTCATTCATCGAAATTGATGCCAATTATCCGGAGAGCCTGAAAAAGGCCGTTGCAGGGTCTTCAGTTGTGCTAAACTGCATCGGTCCCTTTTACAAATACGGCCCCACTATTTTGCGCACCGTTCTGGAATCAAAAATTAATTACGTAGATGTCTGTGACGATTTTGATGCAACTGAAAAGCTTCTGGACATGGACAAAATGGCACGGGACGCCGGTGTTTCGGCTCTGATTGGAATGGGAAGCTCCCCGGGCATCGCCAATGTGCTTGTCCGCCTGGCAGCAGATGCCCTGCTGGATGCGGTCGACTCTGTGGATATTTACCATGCACATGGCGGAGAGCCGGGTGAGGGTGCCGCTGTCGTAAAACACAGAATCCATTCCATGATGATTGATGTGCCCGTCTTCCTGGACGGGAAATTAACGACCGTAAGGCTTTTCGAGGAAAGCGGGCGGGCTCTTGAAGAAATGGCCGATTTTCCCGATGTGGGCACCTATCCGGTGTATGCCTATCCTCATCCGGAAACCATTACACTTCCGCGGTTTATTCGGGGGGTTAAACGGGTAACCAATCTTGGAATTGTGCTTCCGCCCGCGTACGCCGAATTGATTAAGGGAGTGGTTCGCCTGGGGATTACCGGAGACGAGCCAATCACAGTGAACGGGCAGGAGGTCGTGCCTCTCGAATTTGCGGTAGCCTTTATTTTGTCTCAGCGCCCGCGGCTGATGAAAGAAGCCGGGCTCACGGAGCCGGTGGGCTGCCTGAAAATTGTCGTGAAGGGAGAAAAGGACTCCCAACCCCTGACGTACATTTTTTCAATGTCCTCAAGGGGCAGAGGCATGGGAGAGGGTACGGGGATTCCCGCTGCCCTGGGTGCGATCTTAATGGCTAACGGATCAATTCGCCAGACGGGCGTCTTCCCTCCGGAAGGCGGTGTCAATCCCGGTGATTTGCTTCAGGCCGCCCATCAATTTGTGAAATTGGGTGAGAAGAGAGGCATTCCGATTGCAATTGAACGCATTGACAGCCAGGGAAAATCCACAAAAATGGATAGCGCTGATTTGTTCGGTTCCTTCTTGCGTAACGAATGA
- a CDS encoding acyl-CoA dehydrogenase — MDYFLTEQQLMLKELAHKVAEEKIRPVAAEYDREGKFPWDIVKIFKELGFFGTYIPEEYGGFGGGIMDLVIMVEELSRACGGISLALAATALGTYPIILAGSEEQKKKYLPELAEGNYLAAYCLTEPGAGSDAGSIKTRAIKDGDSYVLNGTKHFITNGGVAGLYTVFASTDPARGMRGISAFLVEDGTPGLKFGKKEDKLGIRASATSEVIFEDCRIPAKNLLGKEGRGFRIAMDTFDRTRPGVAAQALGIAQGALELAVQYTKERHQFGMPISSFEGIQFKIADMATRVEASRGLVYGVAKTVDAGTQKDVSRESAMAKLFASDTAMYVATEAVQLFGGYGYMKDYPVEKYFRDAKITQIYEGTNEIQRLVIGRDVVKKGA; from the coding sequence ATGGATTACTTTTTGACCGAACAACAGCTCATGTTGAAAGAACTTGCGCACAAGGTTGCTGAAGAAAAAATTCGACCCGTGGCTGCGGAGTACGATCGCGAAGGGAAATTTCCCTGGGATATTGTGAAGATTTTTAAAGAACTGGGCTTTTTTGGAACGTATATTCCGGAAGAATATGGCGGATTTGGCGGGGGAATTATGGATCTGGTCATTATGGTGGAAGAACTTTCCCGCGCCTGCGGGGGTATTTCTCTGGCCCTGGCCGCCACGGCACTCGGCACCTATCCGATTATTCTGGCGGGAAGCGAAGAACAGAAAAAGAAATACCTGCCGGAATTGGCCGAGGGGAATTATCTGGCGGCCTACTGTCTGACGGAACCGGGCGCCGGTTCGGATGCCGGATCCATTAAAACCCGGGCCATTAAGGATGGAGATTCTTATGTGTTAAATGGCACCAAACATTTTATTACCAACGGCGGCGTGGCGGGTTTATACACGGTTTTTGCCAGTACGGATCCGGCCCGCGGCATGCGCGGAATTTCTGCCTTTTTGGTGGAAGACGGCACACCGGGACTCAAATTTGGAAAAAAGGAAGATAAGTTGGGCATTCGGGCCTCAGCAACAAGTGAAGTGATTTTTGAAGATTGCCGCATTCCGGCCAAAAATCTGCTTGGAAAAGAAGGCCGGGGGTTTCGGATTGCCATGGATACCTTTGACCGCACCCGGCCGGGCGTAGCGGCACAGGCATTGGGGATTGCCCAGGGCGCCCTCGAATTGGCCGTGCAGTACACCAAAGAGCGGCACCAGTTCGGGATGCCTATTTCCTCCTTTGAAGGCATTCAATTTAAGATAGCAGACATGGCCACCCGCGTGGAAGCCTCCCGCGGATTGGTTTACGGTGTTGCCAAAACGGTTGACGCCGGCACACAGAAGGATGTTTCCCGTGAATCGGCAATGGCCAAATTATTTGCTTCCGACACCGCTATGTACGTGGCCACCGAAGCCGTACAGCTTTTTGGCGGATACGGCTACATGAAGGATTACCCGGTTGAAAAATATTTCAGAGATGCCAAAATTACGCAGATTTACGAGGGCACGAACGAAATTCAGCGTCTGGTTATCGGACGCGATGTGGTAAAAAAAGGCGCGTAA
- the fabG gene encoding 3-oxoacyl-[acyl-carrier-protein] reductase, whose translation MKKLTDKVVVITGAARGIGRAIALRVAEEGARVSIVTRSSVEKLAEVAEQIESGGGEVLQIQADVSGVDEAKRIISETIEKFGKIDILINNAGITKDNLLIRLKEQDWDSVMAVNLKGTFNCLKAAARPMMRQRSGKIINMSSVVGMMGNAGQVNYAASKAGIIGMTKAAAKELAAWNITVNAVAPGYIETDMTASIPEEAKKLMLQWIPLQRPGKPDDVAGVVAFLCSDDANYMTGQIIQVDGGMRM comes from the coding sequence ATGAAAAAGCTTACGGACAAGGTCGTTGTGATTACGGGGGCTGCCCGTGGAATTGGCCGGGCGATTGCGCTTCGCGTGGCTGAGGAAGGAGCCAGGGTTTCTATCGTAACGCGCTCAAGCGTGGAAAAATTGGCGGAAGTGGCCGAACAAATCGAGTCTGGCGGCGGAGAGGTCCTTCAAATTCAGGCCGATGTTTCCGGTGTGGACGAGGCCAAACGAATTATTTCTGAAACGATTGAAAAATTTGGGAAAATCGATATCCTCATTAATAATGCCGGAATTACCAAAGACAATCTTTTGATTCGTCTGAAGGAACAGGATTGGGATTCCGTGATGGCAGTCAACTTGAAGGGAACCTTCAATTGCCTCAAGGCCGCGGCCCGTCCGATGATGCGGCAGCGATCCGGTAAAATCATTAACATGAGCTCCGTCGTCGGAATGATGGGGAACGCCGGGCAGGTCAATTATGCTGCCTCCAAGGCCGGAATTATCGGAATGACCAAGGCGGCTGCCAAGGAGTTGGCGGCCTGGAATATTACGGTCAATGCGGTTGCTCCGGGTTACATCGAAACCGACATGACCGCATCCATTCCGGAAGAAGCGAAAAAGCTTATGTTGCAATGGATTCCGCTTCAACGTCCCGGGAAGCCTGACGATGTGGCCGGGGTGGTTGCCTTCCTCTGTTCGGATGATGCGAACTACATGACCGGCCAGATTATCCAGGTGGATGGCGGTATGAGAATGTAG
- a CDS encoding acyl carrier protein yields MAVDDRVKEIIVDQLGVDPSQVTEDAHFIEDLGADSLDTVELVMAFEEEFGIEIPDEDAEKMTTVGKAIEYLHQKLAEKE; encoded by the coding sequence ATGGCAGTTGACGATCGGGTAAAAGAAATTATTGTGGATCAACTGGGTGTGGATCCAAGTCAGGTTACAGAAGATGCTCATTTTATCGAAGATTTGGGCGCTGACTCATTGGATACCGTTGAACTTGTGATGGCCTTTGAAGAAGAGTTTGGGATTGAAATTCCTGATGAAGATGCTGAAAAAATGACCACCGTCGGAAAGGCAATCGAATATCTGCATCAGAAGTTGGCAGAAAAAGAATAA
- a CDS encoding HEAT repeat domain-containing protein: MPPKTPKIYDFKDVRRINEIENLLDTLEAFVHEGDYVGLDTVIVGLMAKSTWSVPRILFRLQKYFILGDDQMINAYRDVLVQIGASAIPEIKAFYKKNSGKNIFIEIASEIYISEMIDNYFAWRDHYLAEDSYYLRQYRLVDKLVQLGEPVVPQIVRNLMNVNIREYLIVALGKIGDRRATMVLTAFLRETQPIGFERIQPLMQKLIRALGEIGDRRAVRPLLRFLESDSASNKADIAEAIEKILGKSFGNYTSFGKNKRSWFAYQRRVLDYLKAQEPGASPMQLIRGNLP; encoded by the coding sequence GTGCCTCCAAAGACACCTAAAATATATGATTTTAAAGATGTTCGACGGATAAACGAGATTGAAAATCTCCTGGATACCCTCGAAGCATTTGTACACGAAGGAGACTACGTAGGACTGGATACCGTTATTGTAGGCCTGATGGCGAAATCAACCTGGTCGGTGCCGCGTATTCTCTTTCGTCTGCAAAAATATTTCATTCTGGGAGATGATCAAATGATTAACGCCTATCGGGATGTGCTGGTTCAAATCGGCGCGTCTGCCATTCCGGAAATAAAGGCCTTTTATAAAAAGAATTCCGGCAAAAATATTTTTATTGAAATTGCGTCCGAAATCTACATCAGCGAAATGATCGACAATTATTTTGCCTGGCGGGATCATTATCTGGCGGAAGATTCCTACTATTTGCGCCAGTATCGCCTGGTGGATAAACTCGTTCAGCTGGGGGAACCGGTCGTTCCGCAAATCGTGCGAAATTTAATGAACGTCAATATTCGGGAATATCTGATTGTTGCACTTGGGAAAATCGGGGATCGCCGGGCTACAATGGTTTTAACGGCGTTTTTGCGGGAAACTCAACCCATTGGTTTTGAACGCATTCAGCCTCTGATGCAAAAATTGATTCGTGCACTTGGCGAAATTGGGGACCGGCGGGCCGTCCGGCCGCTGCTGCGTTTTCTTGAGTCCGATTCAGCATCAAATAAGGCTGACATTGCCGAAGCCATCGAGAAAATTCTGGGAAAAAGCTTTGGAAATTACACATCCTTTGGAAAAAATAAGCGCAGTTGGTTTGCCTATCAGCGCCGGGTGTTGGATTATCTGAAAGCACAGGAGCCCGGAGCCTCTCCGATGCAGTTGATTCGGGGCAACCTTCCCTGA
- the fabD gene encoding ACP S-malonyltransferase, whose product MTGFVFPGQGSQQVGMGADVYASHKLAKEYYDYACTVLDFDLKTVSFEGPEDRLKQTYITQPALFVHSVVMDALLKEKGVRPGLVAGHSLGEYSAVVSAGALTFEQALSLVKLRGELMQHAGEKQPGTMAAIIGLSEENVRELCKTASSAGVVVPANFNSPGQIVISGSVEGVHRAVELAREQGAKRAVELVVSGAFHSPLMESAAGELEKALKAADFHKPEIPLVSNVTARATTDPEEIRSNLLQQLTHPVRWVESVKEMIARGVTQFFEVGSGRVLTGLSKRIDRRVPCVPVGTVQDLEKISI is encoded by the coding sequence ATGACAGGGTTTGTTTTTCCGGGACAGGGATCGCAGCAGGTGGGAATGGGAGCAGATGTGTACGCATCCCACAAGCTGGCAAAAGAATATTACGATTATGCGTGCACGGTGCTGGATTTTGATCTTAAAACGGTTTCGTTTGAAGGCCCGGAGGATCGCCTTAAACAAACCTATATTACACAGCCTGCGCTTTTTGTCCACAGTGTTGTAATGGATGCTCTTTTAAAGGAAAAGGGAGTTCGTCCGGGGCTTGTTGCCGGACACAGCCTGGGAGAATATTCGGCTGTGGTGTCGGCGGGGGCGCTAACCTTTGAGCAGGCCTTGTCTCTGGTAAAACTGCGCGGGGAGCTGATGCAGCATGCGGGAGAAAAGCAGCCGGGAACCATGGCCGCAATTATCGGGTTGTCGGAGGAGAATGTTCGGGAGCTTTGTAAAACCGCTTCATCTGCAGGTGTTGTGGTTCCGGCGAATTTCAACTCTCCCGGGCAAATTGTTATTTCCGGCTCCGTGGAAGGCGTGCATCGGGCGGTGGAGCTGGCCCGGGAACAGGGTGCCAAACGGGCGGTAGAACTGGTTGTGAGCGGAGCCTTTCATTCCCCGCTCATGGAGAGTGCCGCAGGGGAGCTGGAAAAAGCGCTCAAGGCGGCCGATTTTCATAAACCGGAAATCCCGCTCGTGTCGAATGTCACGGCACGCGCTACCACTGATCCGGAGGAAATCCGATCCAATCTGCTTCAGCAGCTCACTCATCCGGTACGATGGGTGGAAAGTGTGAAGGAAATGATTGCCCGGGGTGTCACACAGTTTTTTGAAGTAGGCTCCGGGCGCGTGTTGACGGGGCTCAGCAAGCGGATTGATCGACGTGTTCCCTGTGTACCGGTCGGAACGGTACAGGATTTGGAAAAAATTTCTATCTAA
- a CDS encoding YigZ family protein, protein MNSSSPEFYKTIPSPVTAEIKIKGSRFIATAVPVTSKENAEEKLAQLSRRYHDATHHCFAYRIGTGNAEYYRSSDAGEPAGTAGQPILQVIRGMELTHILVVVTRYFGGTKLGIGGLIKAYTEATQEALKKAKIREIPVLRRFHLKVDYAHISDVMRNINAFDARIAASDYGESVRLQVDVPVRNARDFRDGLINSTAGQIQFEGQSNP, encoded by the coding sequence ATGAATTCATCCTCACCGGAATTCTATAAGACCATTCCATCTCCGGTAACGGCTGAAATAAAGATAAAAGGGTCCCGCTTTATTGCCACGGCCGTTCCGGTAACGTCAAAAGAGAATGCTGAAGAGAAACTGGCACAACTTTCCAGGCGGTACCACGATGCCACACATCATTGCTTCGCCTATCGAATAGGCACGGGTAACGCAGAATACTATCGCAGCAGTGATGCGGGAGAACCCGCAGGAACCGCAGGACAGCCTATTCTTCAGGTTATCCGGGGGATGGAGCTGACCCATATCCTGGTCGTGGTAACGCGCTATTTCGGCGGCACCAAACTGGGAATTGGCGGTTTGATTAAGGCCTACACCGAAGCCACACAGGAGGCGCTGAAAAAGGCAAAAATCCGTGAAATACCCGTTTTGCGGCGGTTCCACCTGAAAGTGGATTACGCACACATTAGCGACGTGATGCGAAATATTAACGCTTTTGATGCCCGGATAGCGGCTTCCGATTACGGAGAGAGTGTGCGGCTTCAGGTGGATGTGCCCGTCCGAAACGCACGTGATTTTCGGGACGGTCTGATCAACAGTACGGCCGGTCAAATTCAATTTGAAGGACAATCGAATCCTTGA
- a CDS encoding ribulose 1,5-bisphosphate carboxylase, whose amino-acid sequence MNRLEIEALPTALPDGINDDEYIVATYLASFPANVPVPQLSLALAIEQSTGTWVPVPGETPEVRVKHVAKVIGIYEMPDLEFSVPPSMETRNYILQIAYPEINIGEQIPMLLTTVVGNISMGGRVKVLDIRFPEKYVRGFQGPGFGIEGIRKILGVPKRPLLNNMIKPCTGYPVEVGVELFRAAALGGCDVIKDDELLADASFNSLQERVKRYMEVERQVFEETGEHTLYTVNVTDKIPKVFENARKAVELGANAIMVNYLAVGFPVLQALAEDPAIDVPILAHMDVAGALYMSPFHGISSHLVMGKLPRLAGADIVVFPAPYGKAPVLVDKFKNVAKNLTFPLYQLKPSFPMPSGGITPAVVPKLIEDLGTEVMIGSGGGIHAHPDGPIAGARAFRQAIDAVMEGVPLSEAAKAHPELAKALEQWKDPFGKGLSL is encoded by the coding sequence ATGAATCGATTAGAAATAGAGGCTTTGCCAACCGCTTTGCCGGACGGCATTAATGATGACGAATACATTGTGGCCACCTATTTGGCGTCTTTTCCTGCCAACGTTCCGGTTCCCCAGCTGTCGCTGGCTCTGGCCATTGAACAGAGTACAGGCACGTGGGTTCCGGTGCCCGGTGAAACCCCCGAAGTCCGTGTAAAGCATGTGGCCAAAGTCATCGGAATCTATGAAATGCCCGATCTTGAATTTAGTGTGCCCCCGTCCATGGAAACCCGAAATTACATCCTTCAGATTGCCTATCCGGAGATCAACATCGGGGAACAGATCCCCATGCTCCTGACCACGGTGGTTGGGAATATTTCGATGGGGGGGCGTGTAAAGGTTCTTGATATTCGTTTTCCCGAAAAATACGTAAGGGGATTTCAAGGCCCGGGGTTTGGAATTGAAGGTATCCGGAAGATTCTGGGTGTGCCCAAACGGCCCCTGTTGAATAACATGATCAAGCCCTGTACCGGATACCCTGTGGAAGTTGGCGTGGAGCTCTTCCGGGCGGCAGCACTGGGCGGCTGCGACGTGATTAAGGATGATGAACTGCTCGCTGATGCTTCTTTTAATTCTCTGCAGGAACGGGTGAAACGATACATGGAGGTGGAAAGACAGGTTTTCGAAGAAACGGGTGAGCACACGCTTTACACGGTAAATGTAACGGATAAAATCCCCAAGGTGTTTGAGAATGCCAGGAAAGCGGTGGAACTGGGGGCGAACGCGATTATGGTGAACTATCTTGCCGTTGGATTTCCGGTTTTGCAGGCGCTTGCTGAGGACCCTGCCATTGACGTACCGATATTGGCCCACATGGATGTGGCAGGGGCGCTGTACATGTCGCCTTTTCATGGCATCAGTTCGCATCTGGTGATGGGAAAACTACCCCGGTTGGCCGGTGCAGATATTGTGGTCTTTCCAGCACCCTATGGCAAAGCGCCTGTGTTGGTGGATAAATTTAAAAATGTGGCCAAAAACCTGACGTTTCCCCTGTATCAGCTAAAACCGTCTTTCCCCATGCCGTCCGGGGGAATTACCCCGGCGGTGGTTCCCAAATTAATTGAGGACCTGGGAACGGAGGTGATGATCGGCTCCGGTGGAGGAATCCATGCCCATCCGGACGGCCCCATCGCCGGGGCACGTGCCTTTCGGCAGGCCATTGATGCTGTAATGGAAGGGGTTCCGCTCAGCGAGGCCGCTAAAGCGCATCCCGAACTGGCGAAGGCCCTGGAACAGTGGAAGGACCCGTTTGGTAAGGGACTTTCGCTTTAG
- the fabF gene encoding beta-ketoacyl-ACP synthase II: MSRRVVVTGMGAITPIGLTVDDFWKSLVEGVSGVDYLTKFDTSEYATKFAAEVKNFDPTRYMDRKIARRMDAFTQYAVAAAKEAVEHSGLEFEKEDPFRVGVVVGSGIGGLKKFEDEVRKLVEFGPKRVSPFLIPMMISNISPGYISMIYGVKGINYSPTSACATAAHAIALAYREIKYGNSDVIISGGSEAPLTHVGISGFNAMHAISEENDNPKKASRPFDATRSGFVMSEGGAIVILEELDHAKARGAKIFAEVVGAGMTADAYHITAPDPEAIGAANAMSLAIREAGLKPEEVDYINAHGTSTPHNDRMETEAIKKVFGDYAYEIAISSNKSMIGHMLGAAGAIEFIASILTIRNGLVPPTINYEHPDPECDLNYTPNKAVKKEVRTAISNSFGFGGHNVTLAVKRFDE; the protein is encoded by the coding sequence ATGAGTCGAAGGGTTGTGGTTACGGGCATGGGCGCCATAACTCCCATCGGATTAACCGTGGATGATTTCTGGAAATCCCTTGTGGAGGGTGTCAGTGGGGTCGATTATTTGACCAAATTTGACACCAGTGAATATGCAACCAAATTTGCCGCCGAAGTAAAAAATTTTGACCCCACCCGGTACATGGATCGCAAGATTGCCCGGCGGATGGATGCATTTACTCAATATGCCGTGGCGGCCGCCAAAGAAGCCGTTGAACACTCCGGTCTCGAATTTGAGAAAGAGGATCCGTTTCGTGTGGGTGTGGTTGTGGGTTCCGGAATTGGCGGACTGAAAAAATTTGAAGATGAAGTGCGCAAGCTGGTTGAGTTCGGCCCCAAACGCGTCAGCCCGTTTTTGATTCCAATGATGATCTCGAATATTTCTCCCGGGTACATTTCGATGATTTATGGCGTGAAGGGCATCAACTACTCCCCCACGTCGGCCTGCGCCACCGCGGCCCACGCCATTGCTCTGGCTTATCGGGAAATCAAATACGGCAATTCGGACGTCATTATTTCCGGAGGAAGCGAAGCGCCTTTGACCCATGTCGGAATATCCGGGTTTAATGCCATGCATGCCATCTCCGAAGAGAATGACAATCCCAAAAAAGCGAGTCGCCCATTTGACGCCACACGAAGCGGATTTGTCATGAGCGAAGGGGGCGCCATTGTTATTCTGGAAGAATTGGATCACGCAAAAGCCCGTGGGGCCAAAATATTTGCAGAAGTTGTCGGCGCCGGAATGACGGCCGATGCCTACCATATTACCGCCCCCGATCCGGAAGCGATTGGCGCGGCCAATGCAATGAGTCTGGCAATCCGGGAAGCCGGCCTAAAACCGGAAGAGGTCGACTACATTAATGCTCACGGTACATCCACACCTCACAATGATCGGATGGAAACAGAGGCAATCAAAAAGGTTTTTGGCGATTATGCGTATGAAATCGCCATAAGTTCCAACAAGTCGATGATCGGGCACATGCTGGGCGCAGCGGGTGCCATTGAATTTATTGCCAGCATTTTGACGATCCGGAATGGGCTTGTTCCCCCGACCATCAATTACGAACATCCTGACCCGGAATGTGACTTAAATTACACCCCCAACAAGGCCGTTAAAAAAGAGGTTCGCACGGCCATTAGCAATTCCTTCGGATTCGGGGGACACAATGTAACTCTGGCGGTGAAACGTTTCGATGAATAA
- the rnc gene encoding ribonuclease III, with product MKKWFSKISLLGKKEHRETNRSEDEEKFSRLYQALHYRFKDPALLILALKHRSFVGMTHHSHAETNERLEFLGDAILGLIVTEFLYKKYPTQPEGRLTEIKSLVVSRKILTQVARKIHLGEYLYLGMGEEKSGGRDRSSIISDAMEAVFGAVYLDGGYEAIKSVIDSLILAHLDDILHRYLNRNFKSQLLEYTQAHGFGVPRYFVEEETGPEHDKSFRISVQVKDKTWGVGQGKNKKQAEQQAAKDALSKIEH from the coding sequence ATGAAGAAGTGGTTTTCAAAAATTAGCCTGTTGGGCAAGAAGGAACACCGAGAAACAAACCGTTCCGAAGACGAAGAAAAATTTTCACGTCTTTACCAGGCCCTGCACTATCGATTCAAAGATCCGGCTCTATTGATCCTGGCCCTGAAGCACCGCTCGTTTGTGGGGATGACCCATCACTCTCACGCCGAAACGAATGAACGGCTCGAATTTTTGGGAGATGCCATATTGGGCCTGATTGTTACCGAATTCCTTTATAAGAAATACCCGACTCAACCGGAAGGCCGCCTGACGGAAATTAAATCCCTTGTGGTCAGTCGAAAAATTCTCACGCAGGTTGCCCGAAAAATCCACTTGGGCGAGTACCTTTATCTGGGAATGGGTGAAGAAAAATCAGGGGGCCGCGATCGAAGTTCGATTATTTCGGATGCCATGGAGGCGGTGTTTGGTGCCGTTTATCTGGATGGCGGCTATGAGGCCATCAAAAGCGTCATTGATTCACTTATTTTGGCCCATTTGGATGACATTCTGCACCGGTATTTAAATCGAAATTTTAAGAGCCAACTGCTGGAATACACGCAAGCCCACGGATTTGGAGTGCCCAGATATTTTGTTGAAGAAGAAACGGGGCCCGAACACGACAAATCCTTTCGGATTTCCGTTCAGGTAAAAGATAAAACGTGGGGTGTGGGCCAGGGAAAAAACAAAAAGCAGGCCGAGCAGCAAGCGGCAAAAGATGCGTTAAGTAAAATAGAACATTAA